The genomic segment TCGCGCGCCATCAGTTGAAAGATTCAGAGGCACTCTTTACGACACTGGAAGAAGACCTGCGTGCGATTCTTGCCCCCTGTGCCCAGCCGCTCGAACCAATGACTCCCGATGCCAGTCCCTTTGTGATTCTTATGGTCGGCATTAACGGCGCCGGTAAAACGACTACGGCCGGAAAACTGGCCCGCCACTTTCGCGAGCAGGGCAAGCGGGTGATGCTGGCTGCAGGTGACACGTTTCGTGCTGCGGCGGTTGAGCAGTTGCAGGCCTGGGGCGAGCGTAACGATGTCGCGGTGGTCGCGCAGAGCACCGGTGCTGACAGCGCATCGGTGGTTTTTGATGCTTTTCAGTCAGCAAAAGCTCGCGGGATGGACATCCTGATAGCTGATACGGCCGGGCGCCTGCACACTCAGGGCAACCTGATGGAGGAATTGCGCAAGATTCGCCGTGTCCTGCAGAAAATTGACCCGGCGGCACCGCATGAAACGATGCTGGTGCTTGATGCAGGCATTGGCCAGAATGCGGTTAATCAGGCACGTGAATTTCATGAGGCGGTGGCGGTAAGTGGTATCACCATGACCAAACTCGATGGCACGGCGCGGGGCGGCATACTTCTCGCCATCGCCGATACCCTGAAAATACCGCTTCGATTTGTGGGCATGGGTGAGGGGATTGACGATCTGCGTCCCTTTGACGCGAACGCATACGTTCGCGCCATTCTCGGGCATGATGACGTTCCTGAACACGGGGAGTGAAGACATGAT from the Legionella geestiana genome contains:
- the ftsY gene encoding signal recognition particle-docking protein FtsY, whose amino-acid sequence is MMKWFKRNTTPEAPTSHEPGTQVALEAPRGIFERFREGLGKTRHQLGERIGRLFLGRKEISPELLEELETLLISADVGIDTATRLTDALRARLARHQLKDSEALFTTLEEDLRAILAPCAQPLEPMTPDASPFVILMVGINGAGKTTTAGKLARHFREQGKRVMLAAGDTFRAAAVEQLQAWGERNDVAVVAQSTGADSASVVFDAFQSAKARGMDILIADTAGRLHTQGNLMEELRKIRRVLQKIDPAAPHETMLVLDAGIGQNAVNQAREFHEAVAVSGITMTKLDGTARGGILLAIADTLKIPLRFVGMGEGIDDLRPFDANAYVRAILGHDDVPEHGE